A DNA window from Myxocyprinus asiaticus isolate MX2 ecotype Aquarium Trade chromosome 15, UBuf_Myxa_2, whole genome shotgun sequence contains the following coding sequences:
- the LOC127452716 gene encoding C-C chemokine receptor type 5-like isoform X2: protein MTAQTPWKGLVSNSTPQLYTSSSYDDYYNGNLDPSAFSPCKYGGHGANILPVLYSLFFVVGFLGNILVVWVLLMGVKLRSMTDICLLNLALADLLLVSSLPFLAHYARDQWIFGGVMCTIVLSAYHIGFYSGIFFIVLMSVDRYLAVVHAVFALRVRTRTYGILASVVIWIIAVSSSFPELMYLKISYKNITEKLCTSYPPDDQSSKHFSKTFGIFKMNILGLIIPLIVIGFCYSMILSRLLTARSSRKQAMRLVIVVMVVFFICWAPYNFAAFVKALELKELIAHSCESSNAITLSLQITEAVAYSHSCLNPILYVFVGEKFRRHLFRLLYKTPCIRLQFMKSYLTQATGSVYSQTTSVDERSTTAV from the exons ATGACTGCACAGACTCCATGGAAAGGACTGGTATCCAACAGTACCCCTCAACTGTATACATCATCCAG CTATGATGACTACTACAATGGAAATTTGGATCCATCTGCATTCTCTCCCTGTAAATATGGAGGTCATGGAGCAAACATCCTCCCTGTGTTATACTCCCTGTTCTTCGTGGTGGGTTTTCTGGGTAACATTCTGGTGGTCTGGGTGCTCTTGATGGGTGTAAAGCTGAGAAGCATGACTGACATCTGTCTCCTGAACCTGGCTTTAGCTGATCTGCTGCTGGTCTCCTCCCTTCCCTTCTTGGCACACTATGCCAGGGACCAGTGGATCTTCGGAGGGGTCATGTGCACCATCGTTCTCAGTGCCTACCACATTGGATTCTACAGTGGGATTTTCTTCATTGTACTCATGAGTGTTGATAGATACTTAGCTGTGGTTCATGCTGTGTTTGCTTTGAGAGTCAGAACCAGAACATATGGGATCTTAGCCAGTGTGGTCATCTGGATCATTGCTGTTTCATCATCCTTTCCAGAGCTAATGTATCTGAAAATCAGTTATAAAAATATCACAGAAAAACTCTGTACTTCTTATCCCCCAGATGATCAAAGTTCTAAACATTTTTCAAAGACTTTTGGTATCTTTAAGATGAATATTTTAGGCTTAATTATCCCACTCATTGTAATTGGATTTTGTTACTCAATGATTCTGAGCAGACTCCTCACAGCTCGCTCTTCCAGGAAGCAGGCCATGCGCCTTGTCATTGTGGTGATGGTTGTCTTTTTCATCTGTTGGGCTCCATACAATTTTGCAGCTTTTGTGAAAGCCTTAGAGCTTAAAGAGCTCATAGCTCACTCCTGTGAAAGCAGCAATGCAATCACTCTTAGTCTGCAGATTACAGAAGCCGTAGCTTACTCACACAGCTGCCTGAATCCCATTCTCTATGTGTTTGTGGGAGAGAAATTTAGGAGGCATCTGTTCAGACTCCTGTACAAGACACCCTGCATCAGATTACAGTTCATGAAGAGTTACCTTACACAGGCCACAGGGTCTGTTTATTCACAGACCACAAGTGTGGATGAGAGATCTACTACAGCAGTGTGA
- the LOC127452718 gene encoding C-C chemokine receptor type 4-like codes for MDEAHTERIDTTLNYDYGITNYENGINGLCSTEDSYLNSDLKAAIFYMVFVLGFIGNITVIWVLLKVMHLKSMTNVCLLNLALSDLLMVLSLPFWALYVQGHYLTVNAICRAMAGLYQVGFYSGILFVTLMSVDRYLVIVHAVAVLGAKMLRHGVAVSLIIWVVSICTALPEAIFAAMVTEDNITSCQRVYPNGTARTWKLFRNFSENTVGLFISLPVIAYCYIRVLLVVQKTKNSKKDRAIKLIFAIVVVFVIFWVPYNVVVFLKTLQEFNIVSSCEASHHINMAMDLTETIALMHCCVNPVIYAFVGEKFQKCLASMFSRHLLCVKVYQATSSIHSKVSDNETSNTAL; via the exons ATGGATGAGGCGCATACAGAAAG AATAGATACAACACTGAACTAtgactatggaataacaaactATGAGAACGGAATCAATGGCTTATGCAGTACTGAAGATTCATACCTGAACTCGGATTTAAAGGCTGCCATTTTCTACATGGTCTTTGTGCTTGGCTTCATTGGCAACATCACTGTTATATGGGTTCTCCTGAAAGTCATGCATCTGAAAAGTATGACCAATGTCTGCCTATTGAATCTGGCTCTATCGGACCTACTAATGGTCCTTTCACTGCCTTTCTGGGCTCTCTATGTCCAGGGTCACTACTTAACAGTCAACGCAATATGTCGAGCTATGGCAGGTCTATACCAAGTGGGATTTTACAGTGGCATCCTGTTTGTGACCCTGATGAGTGTGGATCGCTATCTGGTTATCGTACATGCCGTAGCAGTGCTGGGAGCAAAGATGCTACGGCATGGAGTTGCGGTGAGTCTCATAATATGGGTGGTTTCGATCTGTACCGCCCTCCCAGAGGCAATATTTGCAGCAATGGTAACAGAGGATAACATTACCAGCTGCCAGAGAGTATATCCTAATGGCACGGCCCGGACATGGAAGCTTTTCCGGAACTTTAGTGAAAATACAGTAGGGCTTTTTATTTCTTTGCCAGTTATAGCCTACTGTTATATCAGGGTCCTGTTGGTTGTGCAGAAAACCAAAAACTCAAAAAAGGATCGGGCTATAAAACTTATCTTTGCTATTGTTGTTGTGTTCGTGATCTTCTGGGTGCCCTACAATGTGGTGGTGTTTCTGAAAACCTTGCAGGAGTTTAATATTGTAAGCAGCTGTGAAGCTTCACATCACATAAACATGGCCATGGATCTGACCGAGACAATAGCACTAATGCACTGCTGTGTAAATCCAGTGATTTATGCTTTTGTTGGAGAGAAGTTTCAGAAATGTCTAGCAAGCATGTTTTCAAGACATCTCCTATGTGTGAAGGTCTACCAAGCAACTTCTTCTATTCATTCAAAAGTTTCAGACAATGAAACCTCCAACACGGCTTTGTAA
- the LOC127452716 gene encoding C-C chemokine receptor type 5-like isoform X1, whose product MTAQTPWKGLVSNSTPQLYTSSSVNGHVDDEPTSPSYSYDDYYNGNLDPSAFSPCKYGGHGANILPVLYSLFFVVGFLGNILVVWVLLMGVKLRSMTDICLLNLALADLLLVSSLPFLAHYARDQWIFGGVMCTIVLSAYHIGFYSGIFFIVLMSVDRYLAVVHAVFALRVRTRTYGILASVVIWIIAVSSSFPELMYLKISYKNITEKLCTSYPPDDQSSKHFSKTFGIFKMNILGLIIPLIVIGFCYSMILSRLLTARSSRKQAMRLVIVVMVVFFICWAPYNFAAFVKALELKELIAHSCESSNAITLSLQITEAVAYSHSCLNPILYVFVGEKFRRHLFRLLYKTPCIRLQFMKSYLTQATGSVYSQTTSVDERSTTAV is encoded by the exons ATGACTGCACAGACTCCATGGAAAGGACTGGTATCCAACAGTACCCCTCAACTGTATACATCATCCAG TGTGAATGGGCACGTAGATGATGAACCAACCTCTCCCTCATACAGCTATGATGACTACTACAATGGAAATTTGGATCCATCTGCATTCTCTCCCTGTAAATATGGAGGTCATGGAGCAAACATCCTCCCTGTGTTATACTCCCTGTTCTTCGTGGTGGGTTTTCTGGGTAACATTCTGGTGGTCTGGGTGCTCTTGATGGGTGTAAAGCTGAGAAGCATGACTGACATCTGTCTCCTGAACCTGGCTTTAGCTGATCTGCTGCTGGTCTCCTCCCTTCCCTTCTTGGCACACTATGCCAGGGACCAGTGGATCTTCGGAGGGGTCATGTGCACCATCGTTCTCAGTGCCTACCACATTGGATTCTACAGTGGGATTTTCTTCATTGTACTCATGAGTGTTGATAGATACTTAGCTGTGGTTCATGCTGTGTTTGCTTTGAGAGTCAGAACCAGAACATATGGGATCTTAGCCAGTGTGGTCATCTGGATCATTGCTGTTTCATCATCCTTTCCAGAGCTAATGTATCTGAAAATCAGTTATAAAAATATCACAGAAAAACTCTGTACTTCTTATCCCCCAGATGATCAAAGTTCTAAACATTTTTCAAAGACTTTTGGTATCTTTAAGATGAATATTTTAGGCTTAATTATCCCACTCATTGTAATTGGATTTTGTTACTCAATGATTCTGAGCAGACTCCTCACAGCTCGCTCTTCCAGGAAGCAGGCCATGCGCCTTGTCATTGTGGTGATGGTTGTCTTTTTCATCTGTTGGGCTCCATACAATTTTGCAGCTTTTGTGAAAGCCTTAGAGCTTAAAGAGCTCATAGCTCACTCCTGTGAAAGCAGCAATGCAATCACTCTTAGTCTGCAGATTACAGAAGCCGTAGCTTACTCACACAGCTGCCTGAATCCCATTCTCTATGTGTTTGTGGGAGAGAAATTTAGGAGGCATCTGTTCAGACTCCTGTACAAGACACCCTGCATCAGATTACAGTTCATGAAGAGTTACCTTACACAGGCCACAGGGTCTGTTTATTCACAGACCACAAGTGTGGATGAGAGATCTACTACAGCAGTGTGA